One genomic segment of Hordeum vulgare subsp. vulgare chromosome 2H, MorexV3_pseudomolecules_assembly, whole genome shotgun sequence includes these proteins:
- the LOC123430400 gene encoding heavy metal-associated isoprenylated plant protein 47-like, producing the protein MKQKIVIQLSLSCDKSRSKALTVAARAAGVTSMEITGDARDRLEVVGDGVDPVCLVSCLRKKLGHAQIIKVEEVKKPADIKKEDPKPPVPVCPPPYYCPPVGYCHHQYQPHMVVCEEQPSNCRTM; encoded by the exons ATGAAG CAAAAGATTGTGATCCAGCTGAGCCTGTCGTGCGACAAGAGCCGGTCAAAAGCCCTTACAGTGGCCGCCAGAGCAGCCGGGGTGACGTCGATGGAGATTACCGGCGACGCCAGGGACCGGCTGGAGGTGGTCGGTGATGGCGTCGACCCGGTGTGTCTCGTCAGCTGCCTCCGCAAGAAGCTCGGCCACGCCCAAATCATCAAGGTGGAGGAAGTCAAGAAGCCGGCGGACATTAAGAAGGAGGACCCGAAGCCGCCCGTGCCCGTGTGCCCGCCGCCGTACTACTGCCCGCCGGTCGGCTACTGCCACCACCAGTACCAGCCGCACATGGTCGTCTGCGAAGAACAACCCAGCAACTGTCGGACCATGTAA